A segment of the Candidatus Thermoplasmatota archaeon genome:
AAGAAGTACTCCCCAGAATACGCGTCAGGAATCTGCGGAGTCTCGGCCAATACGCTCAGGAGAATTGCTAAGGACTTTGGTGAAGAGGCAAGAATCGGAAGTACGATCACGATCAACGGGAAGGTGTTGCCCTACAGGCCGGTGGCTTCAATATATTTCCGAGGATCGCAGGGACACTACAACCAGGCTTGGGACTGCATGTCCCTTGTCCTGCCGAACCACATAGTTGGGGCCGCAGATGTGCCCGGCGGGGCTCTGGCATTTGGTCCGCCCGTTCATCTGGGATATCCCGGGACTGGAAAGCTCAAGTACTCAGTGGAACCCGACAAGGACGGACTCCTTGTCGCCCGCAACTGGCCATACTCCCATTTACCCTATCCGCCACCTGAACCCAAGGACCCGCCTGAGAGGCTCGACCTCCAGGATATGTTCTACATTCCGACCTATACGACGATCATGGCCTGGGACAACAACGAGGAACTCTGGCAGAAGTTCAAGATACCCTACAGGCCCGACGTGATGATCAGCTTCGCGACGAATCAAATCATGTCGGTGGGAAACCCGAAGACTCTGCTGGAGAACTTCCTCAAGAAGTTCAGGTTCATCGTCTCCTTCAACATATACTCGACGGAGTTCGAGGAGGCGGCGGCAGACATGGTTCTGCCAGACGCATGTTTCCTCGAGCGCTATTCATCCGCAACCACTTTCCCAACCGTGGGGGTTTCGTGTCACGCCACAGGAATGGGCGAGTGGATATGGGCAATCAGGCAGCCGGTCGTGAAGCCGATGGCCGAACGGAGGCCGATGATCGATGTCATTCTGGAATTGTCGGAACGGCTCGGCCTGCGAGACAGATATCTGGAAGCCGCGAGAGAGTGGGTCAACAGGGCCTACGGAGGCGACCTCGACTTCAAGAAGGTACTCGACCCGAAGGAGAAGCTCAACTTCGAGACCATCCTGGATGTCATCATGAAGGACAGGTTCGGCCCGGACAAAGGACTGGACTGGTTCAAGGAACACGGCTATCTGAAATGGGACAAGCGGGTGGAGGAGGTCTATTGGCGAGCCTTCAACGATGTGAGAGTCCCGGTCTATCTAGAATGGATCATCAGGGCCGGCAGGAAGAGCAAGGCCATAGCTGAGAAGTATGGAGTGCCCGACCTCGTGGACTGGACCGCTCACAACGCGCTGCCCGACTGGCGGCCCTGCCCGACGCACACGGAGAAGAACCCGGAATACGACCTCGAGGCATTCTACTGGCGCTCCGCCCTGCACACATACTCCATGACGATGCAGAATCCCTGGTTGAACGAGATCTCGCAGAACGACCCTTACACCTACACGATACAGCTGAACACGGAGACGGCAACTAGGAAGGGCGTGAAAGAGGGAGATGCTGTCTGGCTCGAGAACCCGAAGGGCTCGAAGGCAAGAGGCAGGGTCCACATCACCGACGGCATAAGGCCGGACCATGTGGCCATTGCCGCGAATGCTGGCCACTGGGGAAGAGGACTGCCAATATCGAAGGGCAAGGGCGTCTTCTTCAATGAGTTGATAGAGATCGACAAGGAGCATACGTGCCCGGTCTCCCTTGGCCAGGACATCTGTGTGAAGGTGAAACTGTACAAAGACGGAGGTGCTGGCAGTGGTTAGGTGGGGCATGGTCATAGACCTGAAGAGGTGCACAGGCTGCCACTCATGCTCCGTTGCCTGCAAGGCAGAACACCACACTCCGCCTGGCGTGTTCTGGGCAAAGGTGGTCAGGCTCGAATCAGGGAAGTATCCGACAGTGATCAGGCAGGCTCTGCCCCTGCTGTGCATGAACTGCAAGGAGCCGGAGTGCGAGAAGGTCTGCCCCACGGGGGCCACCAAGAAGAGGCCCGACGGGATCGTCATCGTCGATCCGAAGAAATGTGTAGGCTGCAGATACTGCGCGGTTGCGTGCCCTTATGGTGCAAGGTACTTCGTCGACGAGTGGAAAGACTACTTCACAGGAGACCGCAGGCCTTCCTCTGCGTACGCTGAGCATTCAAAAAAGAAATGGCTCGAAGAATGCGACCGAGGGGTCGTGAGCAAGTGCAACTTCTGCGCTGAGAGAGTCGAGAAGGCCCGGAAACCGGCTTGCGTGGACGCATGCCCGTGCGAGGCGAGGACCTTCGGCGACCTGGACGATCCCGAATCCGAGGTCTCACAGCTCATCAAGAAGAGGCGAGGAATGCAGCTGCATCCCGAATACGGCACCGATGCAAGCGTGTATTACCTCCCTGCGAGGTGATCCTGGTTTGTCGCTCTTCTCTAGTTTCAATCAGGGCGGTGGATGAGTTGGACGTGCTGAAACATGAGGATTTCAAACCTGGGCCCCGAGCTCAAATGGAATGGGGTTTTGGCGGCAAAAGAAGATGGCGGGACGGAGCGCTCTTGATGGCTCTCTTCCTCGGAGGCATCGGGGCCGGTCAGTTTGTGGTTTCAACCTGGTTCATACACTCCATCACCAGTGCGCTTGTAGGACTGTTGATCGTCGTGATCGGCAAGACCGTCGCCCATCTGGTCTATCTCGGCCGGCCTGCCAGGTTCTACAGGCTGTTCATGAGACCTCGGACCTCATGGATCAGCAGGGGACTCATATTCATGGTGGTTTTCGCAGTCTTCGCGGCGGCCTACCTGGCGCCCGACATCGGTTTTGGCTGGGTCCCATGGACCAGTGAGACCTTGATGGGTCAGGCATTATGGGTTGCCGCTGTCCTGAGCGCCTCCCTGGTGATGGTCTACGACGGCTTCGTCCTGGCATCATGCAAGTCCATCACCTCGTGGAACACGGCCCTTATGCCGCCCCTCTTCTTCACCTATGCTGTTGCAGGCGGAGTTGCGATGACTTTCCTCACAATGACCGCAACCGGAGGCGAGATCCTGAACCGATCCACCATGACCAACCTGGACGCAATACTGCTGACGACCATGTTTGCGCTGGTCGTCATCTACATGGTCAACATGGCCTCATCGACATCGACTGCGAGAGAATCGCTCAGGAGACTGACGACCACCAAGCTGGCGATAGCGTTCGTAGGCTTGGCGATTGTTGCGGGCCTTCTGGTGCCGCTCACTCTAACCTACTATGACGAACTTGCAGTCGGAGGCACTGTAGCATCGGTCCTTCTGGCCGCCTCATCTGTCCTGGAATTGGCGGGAGATCTGTCAGTCAGGCACTCGATCCTAAGGGCGGGCCTGCACGCTCCCGTCTTCTCCGAAGGACTCTAGGCCGGAGACGAGCGAATGGTTGATGCAACATGAGCGGGGTAACAAGTCACCTAGAAGTCTTGCGAATCATAGGGGGCAAGAAAGAGAGCCTCCGCGATGTCCTCATCAAGGAGCGCCCTGTGACGATCTTCTTAGATGACATCGAGCTCGCCAACCTAATGTGTTCTCCGAAGAACCTGGATTGTCTGGCCGTCGGGTTCTTGTTCGCGGAGGGGCTCATCAGAAGCAAGAAGGATATCAAGAAGGTCATTGCGGACGAGAAAGATGGAGCGGTCTGGGTGGAATTGAAGAAAGCCAAGAAATCGCCTGAGATTCTCATTGCAAGACGGTTTATCACGACCGGCTGCGGCAGAGGCCTGACATTTGTCGACGCGACGCAGGATGGTAGGCACCTCATGATCAAGTCTGAACTCAAGATACGTGTAGATTCTATCCCGCTATTGATGAAAGAATTCCTTCGGAAGTCGCGACTCTACAGACTCACGGGAGGAGTCCACAGTGCGGCAATATGCAGCACGAGAAGCATTCTCGTCTTCAATGAAGACGTCGGAAGGCATAGTGCGATTGACAAGGTCGTAGGGGAGTGCGTTCTGAAAGGGATCAGGACCAAAGACAGAATCATGGTGACCAGCGGCAGGATCTCGTCGGAGATATTGGTGAAGGCCGCCAGGAGTCAGACTCCGGTCATTATCTCGAAATCTGCACCCACAGACCTCGCGGTCAGACTGGCTACCGACTTCGGCATCACACTTGTGGGATTCGCCAGAGGGTCAAGGATGAACATATACTCGAATGCTTGGAGAGTCGTGACTGGGGCAGAGGATAGATAGCGAGCGCTGCACCCTTTTCGATGCCCAACTAGATTGATCAATGACACAAGGAGGGTGCCAAGCTCTTCGAGGAACGTACCTTGGGGAAAGATAGAAAGAGGCTAGCTCTATACATTGTCCCTCTGATTGTACAAGAGCCAGGCATTCAAGTATGCATACGGCTCCTCGCGAAAGAAGCTCTTAATCCATAGGCGACGATTCGGGCATGGCCGGCCCATAGGTCGCCATCGTTACTTGACCGGGAGGGGAACAGGGGTGTCAAAGAGACGAAGAAATGTGAAGTCTAGACTTAGAGAGGTCTGTCTGAAGAAAGGGGCCGTTGTTTTTGGAGTCGCATCAGCCGCTGATGTTGATTCTCTCCCGAGGGTAAGAATAGGGCCAGCGATGAAGTCCTTGCTTGAAACGAAGCTGGACTACACCAAGAAGCCTTCAGAGGCGATGCCCGATGCCAAGAGCGTTGTCGTTTTTGGGATACTGTCGACCGACGACTCCTGTGAGCTTGGAGTTCGTTTGGAGGACGGAGGATACGATTGGCCAGGATACTATCCTCTGAATTGGATACGCCGCGACGCTGCGCGAGTGC
Coding sequences within it:
- a CDS encoding molybdopterin-dependent oxidoreductase; amino-acid sequence: MVKTSCGMCYGTCTVDVRVEDGIVVGIEGDPDSPQGYGNICAKGISAPMMLYDPSRLNYPMIRTNPEKGIGVDPGWKRISWDEAMDILTTKLRECMQRDPRGLYTVGSPTFPAERAFNILSFRKAFGTPNYYTGGGGLHCGNGAHMIGGIYHASWSVIPDFKYCNLAIYWGCSKGHGAGHAANVAAKQAADAKARGMRLIVFDPFLSTQASTAEEWVPIKAGTDAAAALAMTNLLVNDYGLFDSQYLKWKTNGPYLVGPDGLYLRDKKSGVPLVWNNVDNKHEVFTSKDVKDCALIGNFEVNGVKCSPSFQLLKEHLKKYSPEYASGICGVSANTLRRIAKDFGEEARIGSTITINGKVLPYRPVASIYFRGSQGHYNQAWDCMSLVLPNHIVGAADVPGGALAFGPPVHLGYPGTGKLKYSVEPDKDGLLVARNWPYSHLPYPPPEPKDPPERLDLQDMFYIPTYTTIMAWDNNEELWQKFKIPYRPDVMISFATNQIMSVGNPKTLLENFLKKFRFIVSFNIYSTEFEEAAADMVLPDACFLERYSSATTFPTVGVSCHATGMGEWIWAIRQPVVKPMAERRPMIDVILELSERLGLRDRYLEAAREWVNRAYGGDLDFKKVLDPKEKLNFETILDVIMKDRFGPDKGLDWFKEHGYLKWDKRVEEVYWRAFNDVRVPVYLEWIIRAGRKSKAIAEKYGVPDLVDWTAHNALPDWRPCPTHTEKNPEYDLEAFYWRSALHTYSMTMQNPWLNEISQNDPYTYTIQLNTETATRKGVKEGDAVWLENPKGSKARGRVHITDGIRPDHVAIAANAGHWGRGLPISKGKGVFFNELIEIDKEHTCPVSLGQDICVKVKLYKDGGAGSG
- a CDS encoding 4Fe-4S dicluster domain-containing protein produces the protein MVIDLKRCTGCHSCSVACKAEHHTPPGVFWAKVVRLESGKYPTVIRQALPLLCMNCKEPECEKVCPTGATKKRPDGIVIVDPKKCVGCRYCAVACPYGARYFVDEWKDYFTGDRRPSSAYAEHSKKKWLEECDRGVVSKCNFCAERVEKARKPACVDACPCEARTFGDLDDPESEVSQLIKKRRGMQLHPEYGTDASVYYLPAR
- the nrfD gene encoding polysulfide reductase NrfD, translating into MALFLGGIGAGQFVVSTWFIHSITSALVGLLIVVIGKTVAHLVYLGRPARFYRLFMRPRTSWISRGLIFMVVFAVFAAAYLAPDIGFGWVPWTSETLMGQALWVAAVLSASLVMVYDGFVLASCKSITSWNTALMPPLFFTYAVAGGVAMTFLTMTATGGEILNRSTMTNLDAILLTTMFALVVIYMVNMASSTSTARESLRRLTTTKLAIAFVGLAIVAGLLVPLTLTYYDELAVGGTVASVLLAASSVLELAGDLSVRHSILRAGLHAPVFSEGL
- the fdhD gene encoding formate dehydrogenase accessory sulfurtransferase FdhD, with protein sequence MSGVTSHLEVLRIIGGKKESLRDVLIKERPVTIFLDDIELANLMCSPKNLDCLAVGFLFAEGLIRSKKDIKKVIADEKDGAVWVELKKAKKSPEILIARRFITTGCGRGLTFVDATQDGRHLMIKSELKIRVDSIPLLMKEFLRKSRLYRLTGGVHSAAICSTRSILVFNEDVGRHSAIDKVVGECVLKGIRTKDRIMVTSGRISSEILVKAARSQTPVIISKSAPTDLAVRLATDFGITLVGFARGSRMNIYSNAWRVVTGAEDR